A portion of the Clostridium gelidum genome contains these proteins:
- a CDS encoding GNAT family N-acetyltransferase, producing the protein MQLDVNVKIQADKLSQTEYLIKDMNDIIIGRFSSLELENSNKTCDINLKFYREYNCELLNDTLTLILKATFKDSNIFKVNIKVLENINFNPFLDLGFTLEGIFNQNEYLKGEYFDELSFGITRIEYNQMSRYSLVELKGKNVSLRNLTPMNAEEMLEYYRKNKNHLAPFEPTKDNNFYTVEAQKEILNKSYRELLAGTNIDLGIFKEEKLIGKIKLSRILHGSFKNGILGYSIDEDEQGKGYIKESVKLLLKYAFDEYELHRVEASALVNNEKSRRVLTKCGFKLIGINEKYLLINGKWEDHATYYILKEHFY; encoded by the coding sequence ATGCAATTAGATGTAAATGTAAAAATACAAGCGGATAAATTAAGCCAAACAGAATATTTGATAAAAGATATGAATGATATCATTATTGGTAGATTTAGTAGCTTGGAATTAGAAAATTCAAACAAGACATGTGATATAAATCTTAAATTCTATAGAGAATATAATTGTGAACTATTAAATGATACGTTAACGCTTATCTTGAAGGCTACATTTAAAGATTCTAATATTTTTAAAGTTAATATTAAAGTTCTTGAAAATATAAATTTTAATCCGTTTTTAGATTTGGGATTTACTTTAGAGGGAATATTTAATCAGAATGAATATTTAAAAGGAGAATATTTTGATGAATTGTCATTTGGTATAACTAGAATAGAATATAATCAAATGAGTAGATATTCTTTAGTAGAGTTAAAAGGTAAGAATGTAAGTCTTAGAAATCTAACACCTATGAATGCAGAAGAAATGTTAGAATATTATAGAAAAAACAAAAATCATTTAGCACCTTTTGAACCGACTAAAGATAATAATTTTTATACAGTAGAGGCACAGAAGGAAATTTTAAACAAAAGTTATAGAGAATTATTAGCTGGGACAAATATTGATTTGGGAATATTTAAAGAAGAGAAATTAATTGGAAAGATAAAACTCTCAAGAATTCTACATGGATCTTTTAAGAATGGAATATTAGGATATTCTATAGACGAGGATGAACAAGGCAAGGGTTATATAAAAGAAAGTGTTAAACTGTTACTTAAATATGCATTTGATGAATATGAACTTCATAGGGTAGAAGCATCAGCTCTAGTAAACAATGAAAAATCAAGAAGGGTATTAACAAAATGTGGTTTTAAGCTAATTGGGATAAATGAGAAATATCTTTTAATTAATGGAAAGTGGGAAGATCATGCAACTTATTACATTTTAAAGGAGCATTTTTATTAA
- a CDS encoding tRNA threonylcarbamoyladenosine dehydratase, which produces MTTQHSLSRTELLIGKDGLDKLRNSKVIIFGVGGVGSYTIEALARSGVGELIIVDDDTVCLTNLNRQVHATYKTISQPKVEVMKERITSINRDCNVITHQVFVTEENISEIIPDDVDYVVDAIDTVSTKLGLAEYCSKKDIKIISSMGTGNKLDPTQFKVTDVFKTKVCPLAKVMRHELRKRGVEKLKVVYSEEIPIKPNYDDVVTCKTGCVCTGGTKKCAIKRQIPGSISFVPPVAGMIIGGEVIKDILGTK; this is translated from the coding sequence ATGACAACACAACATTCTTTATCAAGAACTGAACTTTTAATAGGTAAAGATGGATTAGATAAATTAAGAAATAGCAAAGTAATTATTTTTGGAGTAGGCGGAGTAGGAAGTTATACAATTGAAGCACTTGCTAGATCTGGAGTTGGAGAATTAATTATTGTTGATGATGACACAGTTTGTTTAACTAATTTAAATAGGCAAGTACATGCTACATATAAGACTATAAGTCAGCCTAAGGTTGAAGTAATGAAAGAGAGAATAACATCTATAAATAGGGACTGCAATGTTATAACACATCAAGTTTTTGTTACAGAAGAAAATATATCAGAAATAATTCCTGATGATGTTGATTATGTTGTTGATGCAATAGATACAGTTTCAACAAAACTTGGATTAGCAGAATACTGCAGTAAAAAAGATATAAAAATAATAAGCTCCATGGGTACAGGTAATAAATTAGATCCAACTCAATTTAAGGTTACGGATGTGTTCAAAACAAAGGTATGTCCGCTAGCTAAAGTTATGAGACATGAACTTCGAAAAAGAGGTGTAGAAAAATTAAAAGTTGTTTATTCTGAAGAAATACCTATAAAACCTAATTATGATGATGTTGTCACTTGTAAAACGGGATGCGTTTGTACGGGTGGTACTAAAAAATGTGCAATTAAGAGACAAATCCCAGGCAGTATATCATTTGTTCCTCCAGTTGCAGGAATGATAATTGGCGGAGAAGTAATCAAAGATATTTTAGGAACTAAATAA
- a CDS encoding 5'-methylthioadenosine/adenosylhomocysteine nucleosidase: MTIGIIAAMAEELEILLKDLILESKKEKANMTFHKGTLYGKDVVAVVCGIGKVNSAICTQILVSEYSVDKVINVGVAGGIGKEIYPGDIVVAENLVQHDMDTTAFGDKMGQIPRLDTFDFKCDEEMVALAKKACEEISEINSFTGRIASGDQFVANIKKIQWLDKEFGAISCEMEGASIAQVCYLNSIPFVVIRSISDNANNGAHMDYQKFIPVAVKNSTRILKQMLEMM, encoded by the coding sequence ATGACTATTGGAATAATTGCCGCTATGGCAGAAGAATTAGAAATTTTACTAAAAGACTTAATACTTGAATCAAAAAAAGAAAAAGCTAATATGACTTTTCATAAGGGTACATTATATGGAAAGGATGTTGTCGCTGTAGTTTGTGGAATTGGTAAAGTTAACTCAGCTATATGCACACAAATATTAGTATCTGAATATAGCGTTGATAAAGTTATCAATGTTGGAGTTGCAGGTGGCATCGGAAAAGAAATTTATCCTGGTGATATAGTTGTTGCTGAAAATTTAGTTCAACATGATATGGACACTACAGCATTTGGTGATAAGATGGGACAAATTCCAAGACTTGATACTTTTGATTTTAAATGTGATGAGGAAATGGTTGCTTTAGCTAAAAAGGCTTGCGAAGAAATTTCAGAAATAAATAGCTTTACAGGTAGAATTGCTTCTGGAGATCAATTCGTTGCGAATATTAAAAAAATTCAATGGCTTGATAAAGAATTTGGAGCAATTTCTTGTGAAATGGAAGGTGCTAGTATAGCTCAAGTTTGTTACTTAAATTCAATTCCATTTGTAGTTATTAGATCAATTTCTGATAATGCAAATAATGGAGCACATATGGATTATCAAAAATTCATTCCAGTTGCAGTTAAAAATTCAACTAGAATATTAAAGCAAATGCTTGAAATGATGTAA
- a CDS encoding methyl-accepting chemotaxis protein: MKKNSKLFRKIVIGIVAMIVLPILVIGAMAILKSEAVLENNLKTTSIQTIKEVDKGFSEYWGVLATQMNIFSKNSDIKDLSNLQANHKLTVEYVQGVFKDTSESIEGVLNVYYGGEYGEFVLADKTQSIEEFNFKERGWYKDAKEAGGKIIYTEPYKDSITGKQVMTVAQAVKDKSGQFIGVIGVDMSLDATKEYISNITLLNTGFVLLVDKDGDIIVNNDNNKDIEETITKLSFWDQAKNEDRGVYNWTYNGKSFYSCQETNTVTGWKLVGIIDSKEVTDNVMIMKVTIAITGIICVVIGIVISIIAASYLMKEIHKLKVSLSKVAEGDFTERVNVTSKDEFGELGNDFNFMIDNVSKLMKNVQSTSSDLLEASINISSMSEETTASISEVSNAIQEVANGATNQAQSATDVATSVEELSNRIDDVDRHTNHINELSNETEKLSNQGLVILKDLINKASKAKENAIESAGMVNEMGKSIDKINYMSNAISDITEQTNLLALNASIEAARAGDAGKGFAVVAEEIRKLAEESKKSTDEIKAIVTEINTKANSTQGAMEESKEMSQEQGKAIKETEDIFNKIVNSIVPLAKAIENINSLNKKMNSNKEDVNAQIQNIAAVSEESASISEEVTASTEEVNATMNELNEHANNLQEISRKLQEELKNFNIE; encoded by the coding sequence ATGAAGAAAAATAGTAAGTTATTTAGAAAAATAGTAATTGGGATTGTTGCAATGATTGTATTACCGATATTGGTTATAGGTGCAATGGCAATTCTTAAATCAGAAGCAGTATTAGAAAATAATTTAAAAACAACAAGTATACAAACAATTAAAGAAGTAGATAAGGGATTTTCAGAGTACTGGGGAGTACTTGCTACACAAATGAACATATTTTCGAAGAATTCAGACATAAAAGATTTAAGTAATCTACAAGCTAATCACAAACTAACAGTAGAATATGTTCAAGGTGTGTTTAAAGATACGAGTGAATCAATAGAGGGAGTTCTTAATGTATATTATGGAGGCGAATATGGTGAATTTGTATTAGCTGATAAAACTCAAAGTATAGAGGAGTTTAACTTTAAAGAGAGAGGTTGGTATAAAGATGCTAAGGAAGCTGGCGGGAAAATTATATATACTGAACCATATAAAGATTCTATAACAGGTAAACAAGTAATGACAGTAGCTCAAGCAGTTAAAGATAAAAGTGGACAATTTATAGGTGTTATAGGGGTTGATATGTCACTAGATGCTACAAAAGAGTATATTAGCAATATAACATTATTGAATACAGGATTTGTGCTACTTGTAGATAAAGATGGCGATATTATAGTAAATAATGATAATAATAAAGATATCGAAGAGACTATTACGAAATTATCATTTTGGGATCAAGCTAAGAATGAGGATAGAGGAGTATATAATTGGACTTATAATGGTAAATCATTTTATTCATGTCAAGAAACCAATACAGTAACTGGATGGAAATTAGTTGGAATTATAGATAGTAAAGAAGTAACTGATAATGTAATGATTATGAAAGTAACAATAGCTATTACAGGAATAATATGTGTAGTTATTGGAATTGTCATATCCATTATTGCAGCATCATATCTTATGAAAGAAATACACAAATTAAAAGTATCTCTTAGTAAAGTTGCAGAAGGTGACTTTACAGAAAGAGTAAATGTTACATCAAAAGATGAATTTGGAGAGCTTGGAAATGACTTTAATTTCATGATAGATAATGTGTCTAAGTTAATGAAAAATGTTCAGAGTACATCTTCAGATTTACTTGAAGCATCAATTAATATATCAAGTATGTCAGAAGAAACTACAGCTTCAATATCAGAAGTATCAAATGCAATACAAGAAGTTGCAAATGGAGCGACAAATCAAGCACAATCAGCTACAGATGTTGCAACAAGTGTTGAAGAATTATCAAATAGGATAGATGACGTTGATAGACATACAAATCATATTAATGAATTATCAAATGAAACTGAAAAGCTAAGTAATCAAGGATTAGTTATACTTAAAGATTTAATAAATAAAGCTAGTAAGGCTAAGGAGAATGCTATTGAATCGGCTGGTATGGTAAATGAAATGGGAAAAAGTATAGATAAAATAAACTATATGTCAAATGCAATATCTGATATTACTGAGCAAACCAATCTTTTAGCTTTAAATGCAAGTATAGAAGCAGCAAGAGCTGGAGATGCAGGAAAAGGTTTTGCAGTAGTTGCAGAAGAAATTAGAAAATTAGCGGAAGAATCTAAAAAATCTACAGATGAAATAAAAGCCATTGTTACAGAAATAAATACTAAAGCCAATAGTACTCAGGGAGCAATGGAAGAAAGTAAAGAAATGTCACAAGAACAAGGCAAGGCGATAAAAGAAACAGAAGACATATTTAATAAAATAGTTAATTCAATAGTACCTTTAGCAAAGGCAATTGAAAATATTAACAGTTTAAATAAGAAGATGAACTCAAATAAAGAAGATGTAAATGCACAAATTCAAAATATAGCAGCAGTATCAGAGGAGTCAGCATCTATATCGGAAGAGGTTACAGCATCGACAGAAGAGGTAAATGCAACAATGAATGAACTTAATGAACATGCAAATAATTTACAAGAAATATCCCGTAAACTTCAAGAAGAATTAAAGAATTTCAATATAGAATAG
- a CDS encoding nitroreductase family protein → MMNVNSEKCVGCGICVKDCFIKCIELVDEKAKINSVTCMKCGHCIAVCPKGAVSTDEYNMEEVRDYNEAEFKIESDTLLNFIKFRRTIRQFKDKDVETEKLLKIIEAGRFTQTGTNAQNVSYIVVKDNIEQLKEMALENLKDRGEEILKNLNPKTVPFKRYAQMWIKMYNEYKENPKLNDKLFFNAPALILVVSDSQVNGALASSNMELMTNAQGLGTFFSGFFAMAAQGNEKIRELLGLEGNKEIVTCMVIGYPNVKYVRTVPRKDASILWK, encoded by the coding sequence ATGATGAATGTAAATAGTGAAAAATGTGTTGGATGTGGAATTTGTGTTAAGGATTGTTTTATTAAATGTATAGAACTAGTTGATGAAAAAGCCAAAATTAATAGCGTTACATGTATGAAATGTGGACATTGTATTGCGGTTTGTCCTAAAGGTGCAGTGTCTACAGATGAATATAATATGGAAGAAGTAAGAGACTATAATGAAGCTGAATTTAAAATAGAATCAGATACTCTTCTAAATTTCATAAAGTTTAGAAGAACTATAAGACAATTTAAAGATAAAGATGTAGAAACAGAAAAACTTTTGAAAATTATAGAAGCAGGAAGATTTACTCAAACTGGTACTAATGCTCAAAATGTTTCATACATAGTGGTTAAGGATAATATTGAACAATTAAAAGAAATGGCATTAGAAAACCTTAAGGATAGAGGGGAAGAAATACTTAAGAATTTAAACCCTAAAACTGTACCATTTAAAAGATACGCACAAATGTGGATAAAAATGTACAATGAATATAAAGAAAATCCTAAGTTAAATGATAAGTTGTTTTTTAATGCTCCAGCTTTAATTCTTGTAGTTTCTGATTCACAAGTAAATGGAGCTTTAGCATCTTCTAACATGGAACTTATGACTAATGCACAAGGTCTTGGAACATTCTTTAGTGGATTTTTTGCAATGGCAGCACAAGGCAATGAAAAGATTAGAGAATTACTTGGACTTGAAGGAAATAAAGAAATTGTAACTTGCATGGTTATTGGATATCCAAATGTAAAATATGTTAGGACTGTCCCTAGAAAAGATGCAAGTATATTGTGGAAATAA
- a CDS encoding TetR/AcrR family transcriptional regulator translates to MGENDAKERLIDVTIKMICQGKKPSEITVKDITEKAELGNGMVNYHFQSKDNLIRLAVKSVMTCATKLLSEKMKNKEEKSPVERVTIILKEVVNFIADNSEISKIAILDDLENDQGTAHLLSSEESYNKCLKDIYGDNIEKLLIKNYLIAGYINYIFLKAEKIKTESGFDFYNKVHREKAIEDLMNELMKCDKFQSGKIV, encoded by the coding sequence ATGGGTGAAAATGATGCTAAGGAAAGATTAATAGATGTCACTATTAAAATGATATGCCAAGGTAAAAAACCAAGTGAAATTACTGTTAAAGATATTACTGAAAAAGCAGAACTCGGAAATGGTATGGTAAATTATCATTTTCAAAGCAAAGATAATTTGATTCGTTTGGCAGTAAAAAGTGTTATGACATGTGCGACGAAATTATTAAGTGAAAAAATGAAAAATAAAGAAGAAAAGTCTCCAGTTGAAAGAGTTACTATAATTTTAAAAGAAGTAGTAAACTTCATTGCCGATAATTCGGAAATTTCAAAGATTGCAATTTTAGATGATTTAGAAAACGATCAAGGAACAGCACATTTATTAAGTTCAGAAGAATCTTATAATAAATGTCTTAAAGATATTTATGGAGATAATATAGAGAAACTTTTAATTAAAAATTATTTAATTGCAGGATATATAAATTACATATTTTTAAAGGCGGAGAAAATAAAAACCGAATCAGGATTTGATTTTTATAATAAAGTACATAGAGAAAAAGCCATTGAAGACTTAATGAATGAATTAATGAAATGTGATAAATTTCAATCTGGAAAAATCGTGTAA
- a CDS encoding potassium channel family protein produces MSKEGLVIEFNKLQSCQIAKGTEFVSIVKEDKSEKYRVVDTEEKLLEYSLNPMAYVEKQIGILVTCECNNIFAIFRDAIFLEKFKIDSYCEPKIEESVYLSFNNCHFFEDIELLGGDYKRLKINDSVIRKSFFIRFINCEKARIDNVIFEGNLIVENSDIGKLNVNTSKFDGDLLFQEVNILNDFILDKIKGNQNLIFIDCRFEGLSKLELEVNGELDFSQCSFYKNSEINFDEINGRISLYKTNFSDKCYLEYELLENKGYEPLIFEDDLKKTKWNFLIVSSIYKSSGRTEQYLETFYYFKKYERLERKSKNKDNYNFLEYLIEISTKYYTSWERTLLSMALIIVAFFIIYCIFPNLLIYKDTVISQQSLFKTIFEMCETSTFEINFLISKFGNALYFTIITFTTVGYGDIMPLNWMKLVVSLESFLGVFFTASFVVTLSRRFLS; encoded by the coding sequence ATGAGTAAAGAGGGATTAGTAATAGAATTTAACAAATTACAATCATGCCAAATTGCAAAAGGGACAGAATTTGTGTCTATAGTTAAAGAAGATAAGAGTGAAAAATATAGAGTTGTAGATACAGAAGAAAAATTATTAGAGTATAGTTTAAATCCTATGGCTTATGTGGAGAAACAAATAGGAATATTGGTGACATGTGAGTGTAATAATATTTTTGCAATTTTCCGTGATGCTATATTTTTAGAAAAATTTAAAATTGACAGTTATTGTGAACCTAAGATAGAAGAGTCTGTATATTTAAGTTTTAACAATTGCCACTTCTTTGAAGATATAGAACTACTAGGTGGTGACTATAAAAGGTTGAAGATTAATGATTCAGTCATAAGAAAGAGTTTTTTTATTAGGTTTATAAATTGTGAGAAAGCTAGAATTGATAATGTTATATTTGAAGGAAATCTAATAGTAGAAAATTCAGATATTGGAAAACTTAATGTTAATACATCAAAGTTTGATGGAGATCTGCTTTTTCAAGAAGTAAATATTTTAAATGATTTTATTTTAGATAAAATAAAAGGAAATCAGAATTTAATATTTATAGATTGTAGATTTGAAGGATTGAGCAAATTAGAATTAGAAGTTAATGGAGAATTAGATTTTTCCCAATGCTCCTTCTATAAAAATTCTGAAATAAATTTTGATGAGATAAATGGTAGGATTAGTCTTTATAAAACCAATTTTTCAGATAAGTGCTATTTAGAATATGAGTTATTAGAAAACAAAGGGTACGAGCCATTAATTTTTGAAGATGATTTAAAAAAGACTAAATGGAATTTTTTGATTGTGTCTAGTATATATAAATCAAGTGGAAGAACAGAACAATATTTAGAAACTTTTTATTATTTCAAAAAGTATGAGAGGTTAGAAAGAAAAAGTAAGAACAAAGACAATTATAATTTTTTAGAGTATCTAATAGAAATATCAACCAAGTATTATACAAGCTGGGAAAGAACATTGCTATCAATGGCCTTAATAATAGTAGCATTTTTTATAATATATTGTATTTTCCCTAATTTATTAATATATAAGGATACTGTAATAAGTCAGCAAAGTTTATTTAAAACAATTTTTGAAATGTGTGAGACATCAACTTTTGAGATAAATTTCTTGATTAGTAAATTTGGTAATGCATTATATTTCACTATAATAACATTTACTACTGTTGGCTATGGAGATATAATGCCTCTTAATTGGATGAAGTTAGTTGTTAGTTTGGAATCATTTCTAGGAGTGTTTTTTACAGCAAGTTTTGTAGTAACTTTATCAAGACGATTTTTATCATAA
- a CDS encoding S1 family peptidase — protein MKVFTNSHVALIIAMSLILAGCNSSSNVIQKNDSASAENEASKSIEDVHFRQQLEDNEILYVKYQTTEGEFEAGTAFSIQTDYSKEPILVTAHHLFGPAGGLDTQLNGNEVSKFVTGGEIFDMFSEKTSGTTIKESITISDAKPSPDINKDVAAFKLNNVGNLKPFKVSDKPCKKGDKLYLLASLWNNDKVNENNIYSGKCKSDTDGVLYYELDKNFSTNGASGAPIVNEQGEVVGIHIGSDGNGLYVGNSATSFNDMIKKSFK, from the coding sequence TTGAAAGTTTTTACGAATTCTCATGTAGCATTAATAATTGCTATGTCACTTATACTAGCGGGATGTAACTCATCAAGTAATGTTATTCAAAAAAATGATAGTGCCAGTGCTGAAAATGAAGCTTCAAAGTCTATTGAGGATGTGCATTTTAGGCAACAACTTGAAGATAATGAAATCTTATATGTAAAGTATCAAACAACAGAAGGAGAATTTGAAGCTGGAACTGCATTTAGTATACAAACAGATTATAGTAAGGAACCCATTCTAGTTACAGCACATCATCTTTTTGGACCAGCAGGGGGATTAGATACCCAGCTAAATGGAAATGAAGTAAGCAAGTTTGTAACGGGTGGAGAAATATTTGATATGTTTAGTGAAAAAACAAGTGGAACGACAATAAAAGAGAGTATAACTATATCTGATGCTAAGCCATCACCGGATATTAATAAGGATGTTGCAGCTTTCAAATTAAATAATGTAGGAAATTTAAAGCCATTTAAGGTATCTGATAAACCCTGTAAAAAAGGAGATAAGTTATATTTATTAGCATCTTTATGGAATAATGATAAAGTGAATGAGAATAATATTTATTCGGGAAAATGTAAATCAGATACAGATGGAGTTTTATATTATGAATTAGATAAAAATTTTAGTACAAATGGGGCTAGCGGTGCGCCAATTGTCAATGAACAAGGTGAAGTTGTAGGAATCCATATAGGTAGTGATGGAAATGGATTATATGTAGGAAATTCAGCAACAAGTTTTAATGATATGATAAAGAAATCTTTTAAGTAA
- a CDS encoding AAA family ATPase, whose product MVYLNNFTLPNEDMEFDFFMEVKRTCYDSFYPFKILSAHGLERIDFEAVTILYGGNGSGKSTALNVIAEKTGINRDSIYNKSSFYPDYVNMCEMYLETDIPENSRIITSDDVFDYMLNIRNLNEGIDQKREKIFEEYLDAKYSRFQMKSIEDYEQLKKVNNSRSKTQSRFVRNELMANVREYSNGESAFRYFIEKIGENGLYILDEPENSLSPKLQMELMRFIEDSARFLGCQFIISTHSPFLLAMRGAKIYNLDENPVDVKQWTELENVRIYYDFFKIHENEF is encoded by the coding sequence ATGGTTTATTTAAATAATTTTACATTGCCCAATGAGGATATGGAGTTTGACTTTTTCATGGAGGTAAAAAGAACCTGTTATGACTCGTTTTATCCATTCAAGATATTATCAGCACATGGTCTTGAAAGAATTGATTTCGAGGCAGTTACGATTTTATATGGAGGAAATGGTTCGGGAAAGTCAACGGCATTAAATGTCATAGCAGAAAAAACAGGAATAAATCGTGATTCTATCTATAATAAATCTAGTTTTTATCCTGATTATGTCAATATGTGTGAGATGTATCTTGAAACCGACATCCCTGAAAATAGCAGAATTATTACCAGCGATGATGTATTTGACTATATGCTAAATATTCGTAATCTAAATGAAGGAATTGACCAAAAACGGGAAAAAATCTTTGAAGAGTATTTGGATGCGAAATATTCTCGTTTCCAAATGAAGTCTATAGAAGATTATGAGCAACTAAAAAAAGTAAATAATTCTAGAAGTAAAACGCAGTCGCGGTTTGTGAGAAATGAATTGATGGCTAATGTGAGGGAATATTCAAATGGGGAAAGTGCATTCAGATATTTTATTGAAAAAATTGGTGAAAATGGACTATATATATTGGATGAACCTGAAAACAGTCTTTCTCCAAAACTTCAGATGGAATTAATGCGTTTTATTGAGGACTCTGCACGGTTTTTAGGATGTCAGTTTATTATATCAACACATTCGCCATTCCTGCTTGCAATGCGAGGAGCAAAAATATATAACCTTGATGAAAACCCTGTTGATGTAAAACAATGGACGGAATTAGAAAATGTACGTATATATTATGACTTTTTCAAAATACATGAAAACGAGTTTTAA
- a CDS encoding DUF3795 domain-containing protein: MDINEVSKSIGYCGLVCKLCHLADKCDGCKSNKNCCGKHLSEEGCYQYNCCVDKNINGCWDCEDFPCNKDMFSNTHDIRIRAFVRCIKEEGTTKLAEYLIRNQENGILYGHNKEYDNLENEEIVLKLLRTGQK; this comes from the coding sequence ATGGATATTAATGAAGTAAGCAAAAGCATTGGTTATTGTGGTCTGGTGTGTAAATTATGTCATTTAGCAGATAAATGTGATGGTTGCAAGTCTAATAAAAATTGTTGTGGAAAACATTTATCTGAAGAGGGGTGTTATCAATATAATTGTTGTGTAGACAAAAACATTAATGGGTGTTGGGATTGTGAAGATTTTCCTTGTAATAAGGATATGTTTAGTAATACTCATGATATTAGGATTCGTGCCTTTGTTCGTTGTATTAAGGAAGAAGGAACTACGAAGCTTGCAGAATATTTGATTAGAAATCAGGAAAATGGAATATTGTATGGACATAATAAAGAGTATGATAATCTTGAAAATGAAGAGATCGTCTTAAAACTATTAAGGACAGGACAAAAATAA
- a CDS encoding NUDIX hydrolase yields the protein MLKVNFYELNTIEDNKLLFAVIMAKFNGKWIYVKHKKRRTLEIPGGHREPNENIVDTAARELYEETGAKEFNLTPVCIYSVERDETVDYTESFGALFYSEVEKLD from the coding sequence ATGTTAAAAGTAAATTTTTATGAATTAAACACAATAGAAGATAATAAATTATTATTTGCTGTGATAATGGCAAAGTTTAATGGAAAGTGGATTTATGTAAAGCATAAGAAGAGACGGACATTAGAAATACCAGGAGGCCATAGAGAACCAAATGAAAATATAGTTGATACTGCGGCAAGAGAATTGTATGAAGAAACAGGAGCAAAGGAGTTTAATCTTACACCAGTATGTATATATTCAGTAGAAAGAGATGAAACAGTAGATTACACTGAATCATTTGGTGCATTATTTTATTCTGAAGTAGAAAAACTAGATTAA
- a CDS encoding HD domain-containing protein produces MNMEEKHKKIVEIVEQKLTCSAHNLDHVFRVYNLCLLLAKYEKDVDLEILIPAALLHDISRVEESQDKTGEIDHAVLGSVIAEDILRKLEYEEEKIEKIKHCIIAHRFRTGNEPNTIEAKILFDSDKLDVIGASGIARTFMLAGQFGQRLIANESLDEYLKCNAVENGRLKDVTKHTPFIEYEVKFKKIPDKLYTEKAKEIGKERLKFMDEYFIRLKLEIDGVK; encoded by the coding sequence ATGAATATGGAAGAGAAACACAAAAAAATTGTGGAAATTGTGGAGCAAAAATTAACGTGCTCAGCACATAATTTAGATCATGTATTTAGAGTTTATAATCTTTGTTTATTACTTGCAAAATATGAGAAAGACGTTGATTTAGAAATACTCATTCCAGCAGCATTATTACATGATATTTCAAGAGTGGAAGAGAGCCAAGATAAAACAGGAGAAATTGATCATGCAGTTTTAGGTAGTGTGATTGCAGAAGATATACTAAGAAAATTAGAATATGAAGAAGAAAAAATAGAGAAGATAAAGCACTGTATTATAGCACATAGATTTAGAACAGGGAATGAGCCTAATACTATAGAAGCAAAAATCCTTTTTGATTCAGATAAACTTGATGTTATAGGAGCAAGTGGAATTGCTCGTACTTTTATGTTAGCAGGACAATTTGGACAAAGGTTAATAGCAAATGAATCTCTTGATGAATATCTTAAATGCAATGCAGTTGAAAATGGAAGATTGAAAGATGTTACAAAACATACACCTTTTATTGAGTATGAGGTGAAATTTAAAAAAATTCCAGATAAATTATATACAGAGAAAGCAAAAGAAATAGGAAAAGAGAGATTAAAATTTATGGATGAATATTTTATTAGATTAAAGTTAGAAATAGATGGTGTTAAATAA